A portion of the Faecalibacterium sp. I3-3-89 genome contains these proteins:
- a CDS encoding site-specific integrase produces the protein MASFELREPKKKPRYYKLIANVLVNGKIERRYGRFDFDPTELKNARARNAAAKVAAAEFERREQEKADKEAGNAGKTFAVVAQEYIESKKARLAPSARLEGDYDSHRNKANTTRGKENYLRKIQQFPEFAQKSVDSIKKVDCDWVLEQIEIGGARCRTHAVINQRGLEMKKESCPKLAKRCDCGAKTIEKAFRSEVVDIKTAEQVAIALGCKVDDAFDVETIAKPMTRKSMREYALFIRSTLEYADENYGVKNPMHKIPALGSRSRSVDTIKKHQIKQLQDTLKESSMLEQVIVLSLLNSGVRRGELAGLTWKDVNFEECTIHISKSLLVFKDFGYQLTTTKESNIRDVDVAPEYMDFLKEYYKYWKSQKKLMGGSWQKSLDKKSSKYAPSLLALRGTDFVICNDHGFPINPDSYGALVRRIGQRAGIEGLHPHMFRHTFVSILLSNPEIGVATVAAEAGHAQPSTTLAIYTQVYDKRRKEIRNQMSKELYE, from the coding sequence ATGGCATCGTTTGAATTGCGAGAACCCAAAAAGAAGCCTCGTTATTATAAACTCATCGCAAATGTTCTGGTGAACGGCAAAATCGAACGCCGCTATGGTCGGTTTGATTTTGACCCTACCGAACTGAAAAATGCTCGTGCGCGCAACGCTGCTGCGAAAGTTGCCGCTGCCGAATTTGAACGGCGGGAACAGGAAAAGGCCGATAAAGAAGCCGGCAACGCAGGAAAGACCTTTGCGGTAGTGGCGCAGGAGTACATAGAATCTAAAAAGGCAAGACTTGCTCCTTCTGCTCGCTTAGAGGGCGATTATGACAGCCATCGTAATAAGGCGAACACAACGAGGGGCAAGGAAAACTACCTTCGGAAGATTCAGCAATTCCCTGAGTTTGCACAGAAGTCCGTTGATTCCATCAAAAAGGTGGATTGTGATTGGGTTCTGGAACAGATCGAAATTGGCGGCGCACGATGCCGCACCCATGCTGTTATCAATCAGCGTGGTCTGGAGATGAAAAAGGAATCTTGCCCGAAGCTGGCTAAGAGATGCGATTGCGGTGCAAAAACCATAGAAAAAGCATTTCGCAGCGAAGTGGTCGATATTAAAACAGCAGAACAGGTGGCGATTGCGCTGGGTTGTAAAGTGGACGATGCTTTTGATGTGGAAACCATTGCAAAACCTATGACCAGAAAGAGCATGAGAGAATACGCTCTGTTCATTCGTTCTACACTGGAATATGCGGATGAAAATTACGGTGTGAAGAATCCCATGCACAAAATTCCTGCACTGGGAAGCCGGAGCAGGTCGGTAGACACTATTAAGAAGCACCAGATCAAGCAGCTTCAGGACACCTTAAAGGAAAGTTCCATGTTGGAACAGGTGATCGTTCTGTCCCTGCTCAATTCTGGTGTGCGCCGTGGCGAACTGGCTGGACTGACATGGAAAGATGTCAACTTTGAAGAATGCACGATACATATTTCTAAATCGCTTCTGGTATTCAAAGATTTTGGGTATCAGTTGACAACGACCAAGGAAAGCAACATCCGGGATGTGGACGTTGCACCGGAGTACATGGACTTCCTCAAAGAATATTATAAGTATTGGAAGTCCCAGAAAAAATTGATGGGAGGGAGTTGGCAGAAAAGTCTGGATAAGAAAAGCAGCAAGTATGCACCCTCACTCCTTGCCCTTCGGGGGACGGACTTCGTGATCTGCAATGACCATGGGTTCCCCATCAACCCGGACAGCTATGGCGCACTGGTTCGCAGAATCGGACAGCGGGCAGGCATTGAAGGGCTGCATCCTCATATGTTCCGGCACACTTTTGTGAGCATCCTCTTGTCCAACCCGGAAATCGGTGTGGCGACAGTAGCCGCAGAAGCCGGACACGCACAGCCCAGTACCACCCTTGCAATTTACACGCAGGTCTATGACAAACGGCGCAAAGAAATTCGCAACCAGATGAGCAAGGAGCTGTACGAATGA
- a CDS encoding type II toxin-antitoxin system PemK/MazF family toxin — protein MGGLIAIIPKDWKYLRGDIYYADMEPHIGSEQGGTRPVVVLQNDVGNRYAPTLIVATVTSRTEKKKYQPTHVLIAHNTAFEKPSVVQLEQIFTIDKSRIQRFLGQTTRHEMRRIEEALMNSLEINEWDRRNADE, from the coding sequence ATAGGAGGTCTGATCGCTATCATACCAAAGGACTGGAAATACCTCAGAGGGGACATTTACTATGCAGACATGGAGCCGCACATCGGCTCCGAACAGGGCGGCACCCGACCTGTGGTGGTTCTGCAAAACGATGTAGGAAACCGCTATGCGCCTACCCTTATTGTGGCGACAGTGACTTCCCGCACCGAGAAAAAGAAATACCAGCCCACGCACGTTCTGATAGCCCACAATACAGCCTTTGAGAAGCCGTCTGTGGTTCAGCTGGAACAGATATTCACGATAGACAAAAGCCGCATACAGCGTTTCTTAGGACAGACTACACGGCATGAAATGCGCCGGATCGAAGAAGCCCTGATGAACAGTTTAGAAATCAATGAATGGGATAGGAGGAATGCCGATGAATGA
- a CDS encoding DUF6551 family protein, with protein sequence MMNSNLNLAKLPECVCEMRYIDSALLTPCAEYQRVLRTRKVEEISATFSEYVANEPRVSYRDGRYHVFDGQNTIEARIACNGGHDLPILCKVFHGLSKKDEALLFAVQTGISTDLTAGERLRADIVAEDEDACAFVAATEATGATFALDGIRAEWKIYCIRSAYYIYKNYGSDIYQEALKIIVEAWWGDSDSFLSGILHGVTRFVAMYRDEYSRERLIARLSTVHPKTITKNARKDTGNTADRHMKQILEIYNGSSRSLSLPVKR encoded by the coding sequence ATGATGAATTCTAATCTGAACCTTGCCAAGCTGCCCGAATGTGTTTGCGAGATGCGCTACATCGACAGCGCACTCTTGACCCCCTGCGCGGAATACCAGCGTGTTTTGCGCACCAGAAAGGTGGAGGAGATTTCTGCTACCTTTTCGGAGTACGTTGCCAACGAACCGAGAGTCAGCTACCGTGATGGTCGCTACCATGTTTTTGATGGACAGAACACCATCGAAGCTCGTATCGCCTGCAACGGAGGTCATGACCTCCCGATCCTCTGCAAAGTCTTTCACGGTCTTTCCAAAAAGGATGAAGCCCTTTTGTTTGCTGTTCAGACGGGCATTTCCACCGATCTGACCGCAGGTGAGCGGCTTCGTGCTGACATCGTGGCAGAAGATGAGGATGCTTGTGCATTTGTTGCAGCCACCGAAGCAACTGGTGCTACTTTTGCACTGGATGGCATCCGAGCCGAGTGGAAGATCTACTGCATCCGCTCTGCCTATTATATTTACAAGAACTACGGTTCTGACATCTATCAGGAAGCCCTGAAGATCATCGTGGAGGCATGGTGGGGCGATTCCGATTCGTTCCTGTCTGGCATCCTCCATGGCGTTACCCGCTTTGTGGCAATGTACCGGGATGAGTACAGCCGGGAGCGTCTGATTGCACGGCTTTCTACGGTGCATCCGAAAACCATCACCAAAAATGCACGGAAGGACACGGGCAACACCGCCGACCGCCACATGAAGCAGATTCTGGAGATCTACAATGGCTCCAGCCGTTCTCTGAGCCTTCCTGTAAAACGTTGA
- a CDS encoding helix-turn-helix domain-containing protein, producing the protein MYFDSYITGKRIQQLRKTKGLTQEQFAAKLNISDRHLGKIERGEGTASIDLLVEVAISLNTTLDFLILGVLDTPRERELNAQIKKQHQKIQIIKNKLSNLIDELDASV; encoded by the coding sequence ACAGGAAAACGCATCCAGCAGCTGCGCAAAACCAAAGGCTTAACGCAAGAACAATTTGCCGCAAAGCTGAATATCAGTGACCGCCATTTGGGAAAGATCGAACGAGGGGAAGGAACTGCTTCCATAGATTTGTTGGTAGAAGTAGCCATTTCACTGAACACCACTCTGGACTTTTTGATTCTTGGCGTATTGGACACTCCACGGGAAAGGGAGCTTAATGCACAGATCAAAAAGCAGCACCAGAAAATCCAGATTATCAAAAATAAGCTGAGCAATCTTATTGACGAACTGGATGCATCTGTATAA